The window TTCGGAACTCGTCGGCAGCGTCAGATGTGTATAAGAGACAGAACCGGAACAGGTACTAGTTGTACAGGGCCTTGATGGCGCCCCAGGTTTCGCTGTTCAGCGAGAACTCGCCGGTGGTGCGGATGAAGTAGTCGCCCATGCCCCACGGCTCCCAGACGATGAAGTCATCGCTGAAGAAGCTGTGGTCGGTCGAGTAGGTGGGGTCGCCCAGCACCGAAGGCCAGCCGCCGCCGGACATCTCGGTGTTGATCAGGACCCAGAACTGCTCCTCGGTGATGAGGGGGGAGGAGTAGTTGGCGTACACCGCGGCATAGTGGGTGGCGGTGACGGAGGTCTGGTTCAGCAGGGTGACCGGGGTGGAGACGTCGCCATTGTAGACTTCGGCGTAGAAGGAGGCGGTGTCCCAGGGATAGCTCGAGTGGTGGTAGAACCAGAACTCGGTGTTGTCGGCCTCCCAGGTGCCGGTGGTGCCGAAGTCCGTCACGTTGAACCATACACCCCTGTAGAGCCCGCCCCAGGTCAGCCAGTTGGCGGAGGCGTCGTCATACGACAACGTTGCGTCGGTCCCGGGGATGTACAGCGGGCGATCCAGCTGAACGCTGTTTGCCGCGAAGGCCGCGACTGCAAGGGCACCGAGTACGAAAAGAACCCTCTTCATCAAGAGCCCCCTTTCAAGGGTTGTGGGTACTTGCGAGGCTAGTATGGACGGAGGCCGCAGGGGTGTCAACCCCGGGAGGGTCCGGTGCGTCCGGTGGCCGGGAGAAGCCTGCGCAGCTCGTCCCTGAGTTTCGCGGCCTCCTCGAACTCCAGCCTCGAGGCGGCATCCAGCATCAGGGCCTCTATGCGCGCAACAGCTTTCTCGGGATCTGCGGGAAGGTCGGAGAGGTCTGGGGCGGGGCCGGCCTTCCCGGCGGAATCCGCTATGCTGGTGGTGCGGAGTATCTCCTCCCGGGTCTTCACGATCCCCCTCGGGACGATCCCGTGCGCCTCGTTGTACGCCAGCTGGATGGAACGCCTGCGTCCGGTCTCCTCCATCGCGTCCTTCATGGAATCCGTGACCGTGTCGGCGTACAGGATGACCCGCCCGGCCAGGTTCCTGGCAGCGCGGCCGGCGGTCTGTATCAGGCTGGTCCTCGAACGGAGGAAGCCCTCCTTGTCGGCGTCGAGCACGGCCACGAGGGACACCTCGGGAAGGTCGAGCCCCTCCCTGAGCAGGTTCACCCCGACGAGCACGTCGAACTCGGCGAGCCTGAGGTCGCGGAGGATCGAAACCCTCTCCAGCGCGTCTATCTCGCTGTGGACGTACCTGGCCCTGATGCCCAGATCCTCCATGAAGGATGCGAGCTGCTCAGCCATCTTCTTCGTGAGAGTCGTCACGAGCACCCTGCCCCCGCTCTCCACGGTGCGCCTCGTCTCCTCCAGCAGGTCGTCGACCTGCCCGGTGGCCTGACGCACGATGAGAACGGGGTCCACAAGCCCGGTGGGCCGCACGATGAGCTCCACGACTCGTTCCGACTTCTCCAGCTCGTACGGGGCCGGCGTCGCGGAGAGGCAGATCTTCTGGCCGGAGACAGCCTCGAACTCCTCGAGGAAGAGGGGCCTGTTGTCCAGCGCCGAGGGCAGGCGGAAGCCGTGTTCGACCAGGGTCTCCTTCCTCGCCCTGTCACCCCTGTACATCCCCCTGATCTGGGGGATGGTCCTGTGGGACTCGTCTATGAACACGATCATGTCTTCGGGGAAATAGTCCAGGAGGCATGCAGGCCTCTCCCCCTCGGCCCTTCCGGCGAGGTGGCGGCTGTAGTTCTCGATGCCCGGGCAGTAGCCGGTCTGGGAGAGCAGCTCGAGGTCGTAGCCCGTCCTCGACTGGAGCCTCTGGGCCTCCAGTATCCTCCCCCGCGCCTTCAGCCAGAGCAGCCTCGCCTCGAGCTCCTTCTCTATGAGGGTTATCGCCCTGTCCAGGTCGGGGGCGGCAGTGACGAAGTGCTTGGCGGGATAGATGTACGCCCTGTCGATCTCCCCCAGGAGCCTCCCGGTGAGGTGGTCGATCTCGCGGATCGACTCTATCTCGTTGCCGAAGAATTCGATGCGCACCCCGGTATCGGCGTAGGACGGAACGACGTCCACGACATCCCCGCGAACCCTGAACCGGCTTCGCGTCAGGGCTATGTCGTTCCTCTCGTACTGCATCTGCACCAGGGACATGCAGAGGTCCTCGGGCGGCAGTACGTCCCCTCTCGAGAGTTCGATACGGGTGGTCCGGAAGGTGGAGGGGTTGCCCAGGCCGTAGATGCAGCTCACCGACGCCACGACGATCACGTCGCGCCTGGAGAGGAGGGCGGCGGTGGTCTTGAGCCTCAGCCGGTCGAGCTCGTCGTTGAGATCGGCATCCTTCTCGATGAACATGTCGGATGAAGGGATGTACGCCTCCGGCTGGTAGTAGTCGTAGTAGCTGACGAAGTACTCGACGGCGGCCGAGGGGAAGAAGCCTCTGAGTTCTCCGTAGAGCTGGGCCGCCAGGGTCTTGTTGTGGCTGAGGACGAGAACCGGCCTGTCGAACCGCTCGATGACCCTGGCGATGGTGTAGGTCTTGCCGGAGCCGGTCACCCCGAGGAGGGTCTGCCAGGGGATGCCGGCCTCGATGCCCCCGGCGAGTTCCCCGATGGCGCGAGGCTGGTCGCCCGCCGGCTCGAACGGCGCCTCAACCCTGAATATCCCCACCGAGGTACTCCAGGCCCGTCTCGATCGCGGCAGAGGGCCTTGCTATGCCCAGTTCCGTCAGGATCGCGGGGTGGATCTCGCCCATCACACCTGCATCCTTCCCGTCTATCACGACCCGGCAGCACCTCCCGGGGATGAACCTCGGGTCGTCGGCGGGGGAGAGCGAGAGGGAGAGCCCCCGGCCGAAGCACACCAGGGCGATGACGGAGTGCACCTCGCCGAAGCCCGCGTCGTTCCCCGTGATGACCAGGGCCATCCGCACCGCCGTGTGCGGACCTCCCGGACCGCCGTCGTCCTCGAGCACCTCCCCTATCTCGAACAGCCTGTGGGGATAGGGGGCGTGGGCGCTCGCGGATTCGGCCGCCAGAAGGCCCGGCAGCAGGCTGTTCCTGACGGCGCCGTATTCCGAGGTCATTGGGTTCAGGATCCTGACTATCCCGGGCGGCGTGCCGGGCCTGGCCGCGGAGGTGAGCACGGGGAGCAGCAGTTCCTCGCAGCCGGCTCCCGTCAGCATTATCCTGACCGCGTCGGCGAGGTCCTCCACGGGGGCGGTCGAGCCCATGGTGCAGCCCTCCGGCGGAAGGGGCTCGAACCTGTCGATGCCGTAGCCGATGGCTATGTCCTCGACCAGGTCGACCCAGTGGAGCCCGTCGTGCCGGTAGGGGGGCATGACCGCCTCCACCCCGTCCGCGCCGATCGTCCATCCATCCCAGCCCATGCGGGACAGCGCGCGTTCGATGTCGGCATCCGACGGCACGTCGCCCGTGATGCGGCCTATCCCGGCGCGGTCCGCACGGAGGCGGTCGGCGAACCGGAGGGGCGTGACCGTCGACTTCCCGCCGGAGGGTGCTGCCCTGTCGTAGGAGACGACGGCGGGTCTGATCACGAAGCCGCGGTCCTCGAGGTTGCATGCGAGGATGGAGGCGGTGAGCTGGACGGTCGTCCAGTCGGTGCCGGTGACCTCGCAGAAGATGTCGCGGTCGCCCGCCCTGAGCCTGCCGGTGCCGTCGCTGTTGATGACGGGCGGATACGAGAGCACGCATCCGCGTGCGTCCGTCAGGAGGGGGTGGAGTTCCATGCCCGAGAGCAGCCCGGCGTACTTCCGGCCAGTCTCGGTCTGTTCCAGGATCTCCGACAGGGTCATCGGGGACTCTTGCCCCAGCGGGACGAAGCTCACGGAACCGGGCGGGACGGCAGAGTACCTGACCGGGAATGCGATGTCGCCCGAGCGGTAGAACCCGATCGCCGCCGTCCTGCGGTTCCTGCCGAACGAGGAGGCCAGCTTCTCCTGGGAGGCGATCAGCGATTCGAGGCAGCCCTCGGAAAGCCCGGGGCCGTCGGCGAGGAAGGCGGCGATCCAGGGACGCACCGCCGCCGTGGACGGATCTACCTCGATCCCGGCATCGGGGGCGGCAAGGTCCTGCAGGTATCTGCGCCGTCTTCCGGAGAGCGCCGCCAGGCCGCGCGCGACGCCTTCCACGCACCAGAGGTCGGGCCTGTTGGTGTCGTTGAGCTCTATCTTGAGCACGTCGCCCGAGGACTTGAGCTCGGCCTTGAGCGGCACGAGCATGTCCTCGAGACCTCCACCCAGGGTGAAGTCGCATCCCGAGAGCCTGGCCAGCTCCTCCGCGGAGACCTCGATCTTAGGCACGAGGCACACCTCCCCCGCCGCCGGGCATCCTCTCGGGCCTGACCCTCATCGCCCGCAGCCTGCCGATGTCGTCGGTCATCAGGTCACGGATGTCGGAGAGGCCCATGGCGGTCATGGCCATCCTGTCGAGCCCGAGCCCCCAGGCGATCACGGGGACGTTCACTCCGAGAGGCTCCGTCACCTCGGGGCGGAACAGCCCGGCGCCGCCCATCTCCATCCATCCCGTGGCGGGATGGAGTATGTGCATCTCCACCGAAGGCTCGGTGAACGGGAAGTACCCCGGGTAGAGCTTGTAGCTCCCGGCCCCCGCGAACTGGGTCGCGAACAGCCTCAGGAGTCCGACGAGATGACGGAGGTTCGTGCCCTCGCCCAGGACGATGCCCTCGATCTGGAAGAAGTCCGGCAGGTGCGTCGCATCGACCTGGTCGTACCTGAAGCAGCGGGCGATTGCGAAATACTTCCCGGGCGAGCGCGGCGAAGAGGCGAGACATCTCGCCGAGAGCGCAGTACCCTGGGATCTGAGCACGGGAAGGCCCGCCCTGGATTCGTCGTATTCGTAGTCCCAGCCTCTGCTGCCCGTGCCGCCGCCGCTCCTGTGGGCCGCCGCCACCCTCGCGAGGATGTCGGCCGCGGGTTCGAACCGCCTGCCGCCGGTATCGAGGAAGTAGGCATCGTGTATGTCCCTCGCGGGATGGAACTGGGGCATGAAGAGGGCGTCGCAGTTCCAGAACTCGCTCTCCGCGATGGAACCCTTCATCTCGCTGAACCCGAGGGCCACGAGCTTCCTCCGGATCGAATCGAGGAAGACCCGGTAGGGGTGGAGCCTCCCGGAGTGCATCCTGGCTGCGGGGATGTCCGTGTCGTAGCGCCTGAACCTCACCTCGCGCCACGATCCGTCGGCCAGCATCGCGGGCGTGAGCTGCCCGGCGATGCGCTCGGTCCTGGCGCGCTCGAAGGCGGCCCTGCCCGCCTCGTTGAGGTGCAGCTTCTGCCTGGCCGAGGCGGAGAGGACGAACTCCGCCCTGCCCCTGCCCCTCCTGGGGCTCCTCTCCGACACGAGCGCGGCCACGTCGCCGTCCAGCGCCTCGAGAACCACGGATCGGCCTGCGGAAAGCGGCGTGTAGACGGTCTCCCACAACCTTCCGAAGACGCCGGAACCGGTTCCGGAGGCCGAGAGCCCTGCGCCGTCCCT of the Candidatus Fermentibacter sp. genome contains:
- the uvrB gene encoding excinuclease ABC subunit UvrB, which codes for MGIFRVEAPFEPAGDQPRAIGELAGGIEAGIPWQTLLGVTGSGKTYTIARVIERFDRPVLVLSHNKTLAAQLYGELRGFFPSAAVEYFVSYYDYYQPEAYIPSSDMFIEKDADLNDELDRLRLKTTAALLSRRDVIVVASVSCIYGLGNPSTFRTTRIELSRGDVLPPEDLCMSLVQMQYERNDIALTRSRFRVRGDVVDVVPSYADTGVRIEFFGNEIESIREIDHLTGRLLGEIDRAYIYPAKHFVTAAPDLDRAITLIEKELEARLLWLKARGRILEAQRLQSRTGYDLELLSQTGYCPGIENYSRHLAGRAEGERPACLLDYFPEDMIVFIDESHRTIPQIRGMYRGDRARKETLVEHGFRLPSALDNRPLFLEEFEAVSGQKICLSATPAPYELEKSERVVELIVRPTGLVDPVLIVRQATGQVDDLLEETRRTVESGGRVLVTTLTKKMAEQLASFMEDLGIRARYVHSEIDALERVSILRDLRLAEFDVLVGVNLLREGLDLPEVSLVAVLDADKEGFLRSRTSLIQTAGRAARNLAGRVILYADTVTDSMKDAMEETGRRRSIQLAYNEAHGIVPRGIVKTREEILRTTSIADSAGKAGPAPDLSDLPADPEKAVARIEALMLDAASRLEFEEAAKLRDELRRLLPATGRTGPSRG
- the pheT gene encoding phenylalanine--tRNA ligase subunit beta, whose protein sequence is MPKIEVSAEELARLSGCDFTLGGGLEDMLVPLKAELKSSGDVLKIELNDTNRPDLWCVEGVARGLAALSGRRRRYLQDLAAPDAGIEVDPSTAAVRPWIAAFLADGPGLSEGCLESLIASQEKLASSFGRNRRTAAIGFYRSGDIAFPVRYSAVPPGSVSFVPLGQESPMTLSEILEQTETGRKYAGLLSGMELHPLLTDARGCVLSYPPVINSDGTGRLRAGDRDIFCEVTGTDWTTVQLTASILACNLEDRGFVIRPAVVSYDRAAPSGGKSTVTPLRFADRLRADRAGIGRITGDVPSDADIERALSRMGWDGWTIGADGVEAVMPPYRHDGLHWVDLVEDIAIGYGIDRFEPLPPEGCTMGSTAPVEDLADAVRIMLTGAGCEELLLPVLTSAARPGTPPGIVRILNPMTSEYGAVRNSLLPGLLAAESASAHAPYPHRLFEIGEVLEDDGGPGGPHTAVRMALVITGNDAGFGEVHSVIALVCFGRGLSLSLSPADDPRFIPGRCCRVVIDGKDAGVMGEIHPAILTELGIARPSAAIETGLEYLGGDIQG
- a CDS encoding phenylalanine--tRNA ligase subunit alpha, whose amino-acid sequence is MGDRDLHPLEVALLTSLDARGEAWDDELIGTEGLPDEGSYRRASQWLISRGLVEETTVPGETRVELGPLGLECAAAGGIPEILLLGMISAGVSDLPAAQADSRFEPARWGSALGALVKAGLVSRDGAGLSASGTGSGVFGRLWETVYTPLSAGRSVVLEALDGDVAALVSERSPRRGRGRAEFVLSASARQKLHLNEAGRAAFERARTERIAGQLTPAMLADGSWREVRFRRYDTDIPAARMHSGRLHPYRVFLDSIRRKLVALGFSEMKGSIAESEFWNCDALFMPQFHPARDIHDAYFLDTGGRRFEPAADILARVAAAHRSGGGTGSRGWDYEYDESRAGLPVLRSQGTALSARCLASSPRSPGKYFAIARCFRYDQVDATHLPDFFQIEGIVLGEGTNLRHLVGLLRLFATQFAGAGSYKLYPGYFPFTEPSVEMHILHPATGWMEMGGAGLFRPEVTEPLGVNVPVIAWGLGLDRMAMTAMGLSDIRDLMTDDIGRLRAMRVRPERMPGGGGGVPRA